The window GCTTCATTCGCTTCTGCGACTATATTGCGTGCGCCACCCCATTCGGTCTGTTCTTCGTGCGTCTTGCCAATTTCGTGAATGGAGAGCTTTGGGGCCGACCAACCGATGTGCCCTGGGCCATGATCTTTCCGGCGACCGGTGACGAAATTGCCCGCCACCCGAGCCAGCTTTACGAGGCCGGACTGGAAGGGCTCCTGTCCTTTGCCGTTCTCTGGCTGCTGTTCTGGAAGTCTGACGCGCGGTATTTTCCGGGGCGCCTGTTCGGGATGCTTGCCCTTCTCTATGGATCGGTGCGCTTCGGTCTTGAATTCCTGAGGGAGCCCGATGTCGGCGTGACCGGCCTGTTCGGCCTGACGATGGGGCAGACATTGTGCGTGCCGATGATCCTTCTGGGAGTTTATCTCATAGCGACATCAAAGGCGCGTCGCGACCGGGTGGAAGCCGTTGCCGGAACAGCCAGCGTCGCCTGAACCGCATCTGCCTGAACGTCTGGCGCGCGCCATTACGCTTGGCGGGCCGATTCCGGTCGCGCAATTCATGGCAGCGGCCAACG of the Aquisediminimonas profunda genome contains:
- the lgt gene encoding prolipoprotein diacylglyceryl transferase translates to MILPLLADATSAIRYDQLGLSPIALDLGFFKLRWYSLAYIASILVGWWYLLKLIAQPGAPMARRHADDFVFYATLGIIVGGRLGYCLFYKPEIFLTPLDVFKLWEGGMSLHGGTLGTLIAIGWFTRRNKLSFIRFCDYIACATPFGLFFVRLANFVNGELWGRPTDVPWAMIFPATGDEIARHPSQLYEAGLEGLLSFAVLWLLFWKSDARYFPGRLFGMLALLYGSVRFGLEFLREPDVGVTGLFGLTMGQTLCVPMILLGVYLIATSKARRDRVEAVAGTASVA